The Streptomyces sp. NBC_01255 genome window below encodes:
- a CDS encoding FAD-binding oxidoreductase — MDDLLTRLRAGLPAEALLTDPDVTASYSRDMASFCAAGDPAVVVLPRTVEQVRHVMRTATELRVPVVPQGARTGLSGGANASEGCIVLSLVKMDRILEINPVDRIAVVEPGVVNAVLSRAVAEQGLYYPPDPSSWETCTIGGNIGTASGGLCCVKYGVTAEYVLGLDVVLADGRLLTTGRRTAKGVAGYDLTRLFVGSEGSLGIVVGAVLALRPQPPAQLALAAEFPSAAAACEAVCAIMERGHTPSLLELMDRTTVQAVNRLARMGLPDTTEALLLCAFDSPDPAADLAAVGELCTAAGATEVVPAADTAESELLLQARRLSLTALETIKSATMIDDVCVPRTKLAAMLDGTSAIAEKYDLTIGVCAHAGDGNTHPVVCFDHADEDESRRARESFDEIMALGLALGGTITGEHGVGVLKKEWLARELGPVGLELQRGIKHTFDPLGLLNPGKLF; from the coding sequence ATGGACGATCTTCTGACGCGGCTGCGCGCCGGGCTACCCGCCGAGGCGCTCCTCACCGACCCGGACGTGACGGCCTCCTACTCCCGCGACATGGCGAGCTTCTGCGCGGCCGGCGACCCCGCGGTCGTCGTGCTCCCGCGCACGGTCGAACAGGTCCGGCACGTCATGCGGACCGCGACCGAACTCCGTGTCCCCGTCGTCCCCCAGGGAGCCCGCACGGGCCTGTCCGGCGGCGCCAACGCCTCCGAGGGCTGCATCGTGCTCTCCCTGGTCAAGATGGACCGCATCCTGGAGATCAACCCGGTCGACCGGATCGCCGTCGTCGAACCGGGTGTCGTCAACGCCGTGCTGTCACGGGCCGTCGCCGAACAAGGCCTGTACTACCCGCCGGACCCCTCCAGCTGGGAGACGTGCACCATCGGCGGGAACATCGGCACCGCCTCCGGAGGTCTGTGCTGCGTCAAGTACGGCGTCACCGCCGAGTACGTCCTCGGCCTCGACGTCGTCCTCGCCGACGGCCGGCTCCTGACCACCGGCCGCCGCACCGCCAAGGGCGTCGCCGGATATGACCTGACCAGGCTCTTCGTCGGATCCGAGGGCAGCCTCGGCATCGTCGTGGGGGCGGTGCTCGCGCTCAGGCCGCAGCCCCCGGCACAGCTCGCGCTCGCCGCGGAGTTCCCCTCCGCGGCCGCCGCCTGCGAGGCCGTCTGCGCGATCATGGAGCGCGGACACACCCCGTCGCTGCTCGAACTCATGGACCGCACCACCGTCCAGGCCGTCAACAGGCTGGCGCGCATGGGTCTGCCCGACACCACCGAGGCGCTCCTCCTGTGTGCCTTCGACAGCCCGGACCCGGCGGCCGATCTGGCCGCCGTCGGCGAGCTGTGCACGGCGGCGGGTGCCACCGAGGTCGTCCCGGCCGCGGACACCGCCGAGTCCGAACTTCTCCTCCAGGCGCGCCGGCTCTCCCTCACGGCCCTGGAGACGATCAAGTCCGCGACGATGATCGACGACGTGTGCGTCCCGCGGACGAAGCTGGCCGCGATGCTCGACGGCACGTCGGCGATCGCGGAGAAATATGACCTGACCATCGGCGTCTGCGCGCACGCGGGGGACGGCAACACCCATCCCGTCGTCTGCTTCGACCACGCCGACGAGGACGAGTCGCGGCGGGCGCGGGAGTCCTTCGACGAGATCATGGCGCTCGGGCTCGCCCTCGGCGGCACGATCACCGGCGAGCACGGCGTGGGCGTCCTCAAGAAGGAGTGGCTGGCCAGGGAGTTGGGTCCGGTCGGCCTCGAACTCCAGCGCGGGATCAAGCACACCTTCGACCCACTGGGGCTGCTCAACCCCGGAAAGCTGTTCTGA
- a CDS encoding SsgA family sporulation/cell division regulator: MQNTDNTTVERELELKLVLSPERAVPVPARLAYRTDDPYAVHITFHVGSDHPVNWTFARELLVEGVFRACGHGDVRIWPTKVEGRSVVLMALSSPDGDALLEAPSAQVSAWLERTLRAVPPGTESERLGMDDGLAELLATTVITDELWLRDPWPSDESQDGEL; encoded by the coding sequence ATGCAGAACACCGACAACACCACCGTAGAACGCGAGCTGGAGCTGAAGCTGGTGCTCTCCCCCGAGCGCGCCGTCCCCGTCCCCGCCCGGCTCGCCTACCGCACCGACGACCCGTACGCCGTCCACATCACCTTCCACGTCGGCTCGGACCACCCGGTCAACTGGACCTTCGCGCGCGAGCTGCTCGTCGAGGGTGTCTTCCGGGCCTGCGGCCACGGCGACGTCCGGATCTGGCCGACGAAGGTCGAGGGCCGCAGCGTCGTCCTGATGGCGCTCTCCTCCCCCGACGGCGACGCCCTGCTCGAAGCCCCGTCCGCGCAGGTGTCCGCCTGGCTGGAGCGGACCCTGCGCGCGGTGCCGCCGGGCACCGAGTCCGAGCGGCTCGGCATGGACGACGGTCTCGCCGAACTCCTGGCGACCACCGTGATCACCGACGAGCTGTGGCTGCGCGACCCGTGGCCGTCGGACGAGTCGCAGGACGGCGAGCTGTGA
- a CDS encoding RDD family protein encodes MATPPGGGGEVPQAGYYPDPSIPGYIRYWNGGAWVPGTSRPAPKDGEGAPNPPAGAIPAGPILASGPAPAPVIAHYPAAENPAAAENLAPAQSQAPAPSPAPSAAPGAGRHVAQNQGHSPALAAAPVPAALPAAPVPAVEETGPVFFDDFDEAPVTPEPSSAWQADTARQTGFGGERDQRVAWGAPQDQPEAQAPAHAQSQPQRRAPVVPDPRTPAEWPVAGANEPVEPHAAAPAPAPAADPRSTGGAARLGGMPVTPAPTPAPSPAPAPAPAPAPAPRPAPEPAAQAPAPAAPSWAQQPQPQVQPQPRPQPQPQEQQQQQQEQQPVLPWKPPVEDVFQQAARAQASARPAGLGRRLLARLIDTIVLGALVGAAAVPFVTAALDHIDGKIEAAKQSGTTVQVWLLDSTTSVQFGIVLASLFVIGILYEALPTAKWGRTLGKKLCGLEVRDIEAHQPPRFGAALRRWLVYSVLGLLVIGVFNVLWCLFDRPWRQCWHDKAARTFVAR; translated from the coding sequence GTGGCTACTCCTCCTGGAGGCGGCGGAGAGGTACCGCAGGCGGGGTACTACCCGGACCCGTCCATTCCCGGGTACATCCGGTACTGGAACGGGGGCGCCTGGGTGCCCGGTACGAGCCGGCCGGCGCCCAAGGACGGCGAGGGCGCACCGAACCCGCCGGCCGGGGCGATCCCCGCGGGTCCGATCCTGGCCTCCGGCCCGGCGCCCGCGCCGGTGATCGCGCACTACCCGGCGGCGGAGAACCCGGCGGCGGCGGAGAACCTCGCGCCGGCGCAGAGCCAGGCTCCCGCACCGAGCCCCGCACCGAGCGCGGCACCGGGCGCGGGCCGGCACGTGGCCCAGAACCAGGGCCACAGCCCGGCGCTGGCCGCTGCGCCCGTCCCGGCCGCCCTTCCCGCGGCCCCCGTACCGGCGGTCGAGGAGACGGGACCCGTCTTCTTCGACGACTTCGACGAGGCGCCGGTGACACCGGAGCCCTCCTCGGCCTGGCAGGCGGACACCGCCCGGCAGACCGGCTTCGGCGGCGAACGCGACCAGAGGGTCGCCTGGGGCGCCCCCCAGGACCAGCCGGAGGCCCAGGCCCCGGCCCACGCGCAGTCTCAGCCCCAGCGGAGGGCCCCCGTCGTCCCCGACCCGCGCACCCCGGCCGAGTGGCCCGTGGCGGGCGCGAACGAGCCCGTCGAGCCCCACGCGGCCGCCCCGGCACCCGCCCCGGCGGCGGACCCCCGGTCGACCGGGGGAGCCGCCCGCCTCGGCGGAATGCCGGTCACCCCGGCGCCCACGCCCGCGCCCTCTCCGGCGCCCGCGCCCGCGCCTGCCCCTGCCCCGGCACCTCGGCCGGCTCCCGAGCCCGCTGCCCAGGCCCCCGCCCCCGCCGCGCCCTCCTGGGCTCAGCAGCCGCAGCCCCAAGTCCAGCCCCAGCCCCGACCGCAACCCCAGCCCCAAGAACAACAACAGCAGCAGCAGGAGCAGCAGCCGGTCCTGCCGTGGAAGCCGCCGGTCGAGGACGTGTTCCAGCAGGCGGCCCGCGCCCAGGCCTCCGCCCGCCCCGCGGGTCTCGGCAGGCGCTTGCTGGCCCGGCTGATCGACACGATCGTCCTGGGCGCGCTCGTCGGCGCCGCGGCCGTCCCCTTCGTGACCGCCGCCCTCGACCACATCGACGGCAAGATCGAGGCGGCCAAGCAGTCCGGCACCACCGTCCAGGTCTGGCTCCTGGACTCGACCACGTCCGTGCAGTTCGGCATCGTGCTCGCCTCGCTGTTCGTGATCGGCATCCTGTACGAGGCGCTGCCCACCGCCAAGTGGGGGCGGACCCTGGGCAAGAAGCTGTGCGGACTCGAGGTGCGGGACATCGAGGCGCACCAGCCGCCGCGGTTCGGCGCGGCCCTGCGGCGCTGGCTCGTCTACAGCGTCCTCGGGCTCCTGGTCATCGGCGTCTTCAACGTCCTGTGGTGCCTCTTCGACCGCCCCTGGCGCCAGTGCTGGCACGACAAGGCGGCCCGCACCTTCGTCGCGCGGTAG
- a CDS encoding RDD family protein, with product MSTDQPPPGQPPEEDPFLKRPQEPTPPNAGQPPPDGTPPPEPPPGGPPPGSPYGTPPGSPYDNMPPPPPPYGSAYGGGYGGTDPLSGMPPLAESGRRILARVIDWFIVAVPLAIIGIPFDIYSRATENGNDFGDTVNSLNGGSQLVFQLITIVAYVAYDTVMVAKNGQTLGKKLLKLRVAMLNDGSTPPMSQSLLRAVVLWLPALICCACLWPLLLLILILVDKPYKQGLHDKAAKTVVVTAS from the coding sequence ATGAGCACCGACCAGCCGCCGCCCGGCCAGCCGCCCGAGGAGGACCCGTTCCTCAAGAGGCCGCAGGAGCCCACACCGCCCAACGCCGGCCAGCCGCCGCCCGACGGAACGCCCCCGCCGGAACCGCCTCCGGGCGGGCCCCCGCCCGGGAGCCCCTACGGGACCCCGCCCGGTTCCCCGTACGACAACATGCCGCCGCCCCCGCCTCCGTACGGGAGCGCTTACGGCGGTGGTTACGGCGGGACCGATCCGCTCTCCGGGATGCCGCCGCTCGCCGAGTCCGGCCGGCGCATCCTGGCCCGCGTGATCGACTGGTTCATCGTCGCGGTGCCGCTGGCGATCATCGGCATCCCGTTCGACATCTACAGTCGGGCGACCGAGAACGGCAACGACTTCGGCGACACGGTCAACAGTCTCAACGGCGGCAGCCAGCTGGTCTTCCAGCTCATCACGATCGTCGCGTACGTCGCCTACGACACGGTGATGGTGGCCAAGAACGGCCAGACGCTCGGCAAGAAGCTGCTGAAGCTCCGGGTCGCGATGCTCAACGACGGCTCGACGCCCCCGATGAGCCAGTCGCTGCTGAGGGCCGTCGTGCTGTGGCTGCCCGCGCTGATCTGCTGCGCCTGCCTGTGGCCGCTGCTCCTGCTGATCCTCATCCTGGTCGACAAGCCCTACAAGCAGGGTCTGCACGACAAGGCGGCGAAGACGGTGGTCGTCACCGCCTCCTAG
- a CDS encoding immune inhibitor A domain-containing protein yields MTNRRRAIRASAVVVALAATAATASTFSTAWADSNGVTSVDVRHDPAPGAGIDKTAVDHDLEGPFSEQQAQQRKAALEQVLSGEAQVERRGGSQVVKLDSKKYVELGREKTDKIFTILVEFGDKVDTTTLVDRADDDTTELKPKFGGEPGPLHNQIAEPDRAKDNSTAWQADYNQQHFQDLYFGTGKDAKGQPKQSLKTYMEKTSSGRYSVEGGVSDWVKVEYNEARYGSNYCGNSNCSNVWDAVRDGVTAFVADQKAKGRTDAQIKADMAEYDKWDRYDFDADGNFNEPDGYIDHFQIVHAGEDESAGGGAQGGDALWAHRWYAYGTNAGKTGPADNKAGGTQIGDSGIWVGDYTMQPENGGLGVFAHEYGHDLGLPDLYDTSGLKGAENSTGFWSLMSSGSWLGRGKDAIGDLPGDMNSWDKLQLGWLNYTKVSNEQRGTKSTHKLGVAEYNTKNPQALVVELPKKQVTTDVVAPAEGATQWWSNMGDDLKNTLTRSVDLTGKTSASLELQGWYDIELDYDYLYTEVSTDGGANWTALDGTADGVALPRDASGAPALTDVSEKHKKLVYGLDAYAGKKVDLRFRYQTDGGAGGKGFTADAITLTADGATLFSDNAENGDNGWVAKGFSRVGKGFTKEYEQYYIAENRQYVSYDQTLKVGPYNFGFAGEKSSWVEHYPYQNGLLVWKWDLSQKDNNTAVHPGKGLILPVDAHATPLKWTDGTLMRNRVQAYDSTFGTYRTDALKLHKADVPVWVKSQPGNPVFDDRKGTYWYQETERAGVQVTDTNTKIQVVKEPKNGQTITVQVGPSTK; encoded by the coding sequence GTGACCAACAGACGACGGGCGATCAGAGCGTCCGCAGTCGTCGTGGCGCTCGCGGCCACCGCCGCCACCGCCTCGACCTTCTCCACCGCTTGGGCCGACAGCAACGGCGTGACGTCCGTCGACGTCCGCCACGACCCGGCGCCCGGCGCCGGGATCGACAAGACGGCCGTCGACCACGACCTCGAGGGGCCGTTCAGCGAGCAGCAGGCGCAGCAGCGCAAGGCCGCCCTGGAGCAGGTGCTGAGCGGCGAGGCCCAGGTCGAGCGCCGTGGCGGCTCCCAGGTGGTCAAGCTCGACAGCAAGAAGTACGTCGAGCTCGGCCGCGAGAAGACCGACAAGATCTTCACGATCCTCGTCGAGTTCGGCGACAAGGTGGACACCACCACCCTGGTCGACCGCGCCGACGACGACACGACCGAGCTGAAGCCGAAGTTCGGCGGCGAGCCCGGCCCGCTGCACAACCAGATAGCCGAGCCCGACCGTGCGAAGGACAACTCCACGGCCTGGCAGGCGGATTACAACCAGCAGCACTTCCAGGACCTGTACTTCGGCACCGGCAAGGACGCCAAGGGACAGCCCAAGCAGTCGCTGAAGACCTACATGGAGAAGACCTCCTCCGGCCGTTACTCGGTCGAGGGCGGCGTCTCCGACTGGGTCAAGGTCGAGTACAACGAGGCCCGTTACGGCTCGAACTACTGCGGCAACAGCAACTGCTCCAACGTCTGGGACGCGGTCCGCGACGGCGTCACCGCCTTCGTCGCCGACCAGAAGGCCAAGGGTCGTACCGACGCCCAGATCAAGGCCGACATGGCCGAGTACGACAAGTGGGACCGGTACGACTTCGACGCCGACGGCAACTTCAACGAGCCCGACGGCTACATCGACCACTTCCAGATCGTCCACGCGGGCGAGGACGAGTCGGCGGGCGGCGGCGCCCAGGGCGGCGACGCCCTGTGGGCCCACCGCTGGTACGCCTACGGCACCAACGCGGGCAAGACCGGCCCGGCGGACAACAAGGCCGGCGGCACGCAGATCGGCGACTCGGGCATCTGGGTCGGCGACTACACGATGCAGCCCGAGAACGGCGGCCTCGGCGTCTTCGCGCACGAGTACGGCCACGACCTCGGCCTCCCGGACCTGTACGACACCTCGGGCCTCAAGGGCGCCGAGAACTCGACCGGTTTCTGGTCGCTCATGTCGTCCGGTTCCTGGCTCGGCCGCGGCAAGGACGCCATCGGCGACCTGCCCGGCGACATGAACTCCTGGGACAAGCTCCAGCTCGGCTGGCTCAACTACACCAAGGTGAGCAACGAGCAGCGCGGGACGAAGTCCACCCACAAGCTGGGTGTGGCCGAGTACAACACCAAGAACCCGCAGGCTCTTGTCGTCGAGCTGCCGAAGAAGCAGGTCACCACCGATGTCGTCGCGCCCGCCGAGGGTGCCACGCAGTGGTGGAGCAACATGGGTGACGACCTCAAGAACACCCTGACCCGCTCCGTCGACCTCACGGGCAAGACGTCCGCCTCCCTGGAGCTCCAGGGCTGGTACGACATCGAGCTCGACTACGACTACCTCTACACCGAGGTGTCGACCGACGGCGGCGCCAACTGGACGGCCCTGGACGGCACCGCCGACGGCGTGGCCCTCCCGCGCGACGCGAGCGGCGCCCCGGCGCTGACCGACGTCTCGGAGAAGCACAAGAAGCTCGTCTACGGCCTCGACGCCTACGCGGGCAAGAAGGTCGACCTCCGCTTCCGCTACCAGACGGACGGCGGCGCGGGCGGCAAGGGCTTCACCGCCGACGCCATCACGCTGACCGCGGACGGTGCCACCCTCTTCTCGGACAACGCCGAGAACGGTGACAACGGCTGGGTGGCGAAGGGCTTCTCGCGCGTCGGCAAGGGCTTCACGAAGGAGTACGAGCAGTACTACATCGCGGAGAACCGCCAGTACGTCTCGTACGACCAGACCCTCAAGGTCGGCCCGTACAACTTCGGTTTCGCGGGTGAGAAGTCCAGCTGGGTCGAGCACTACCCGTACCAGAACGGCCTGCTCGTCTGGAAGTGGGACCTCTCCCAGAAGGACAACAACACGGCCGTCCACCCGGGCAAGGGCCTGATCCTTCCGGTCGACGCCCACGCCACCCCGCTGAAGTGGACCGACGGCACCCTGATGCGCAACCGCGTCCAGGCGTACGACTCCACCTTCGGCACCTACCGGACCGACGCCCTCAAGCTCCACAAGGCGGACGTCCCGGTGTGGGTCAAGTCGCAGCCGGGCAACCCGGTCTTCGACGACCGCAAGGGCACCTACTGGTACCAGGAGACCGAGCGGGCCGGTGTGCAGGTAACTGACACCAACACCAAGATCCAGGTCGTCAAGGAGCCGAAGAACGGCCAGACGATCACGGTCCAGGTGGGTCCGTCCACCAAGTAG
- a CDS encoding isochorismatase family protein has product MHRALIVVDVQNDFCEGGSLAVTGGADVAAAITDLVGQTAGSSYRYVVATRDHHVDPGAHFAPEGEEPDYVTSWPVHCVAGTEGVGFHPNFAPAVASGAIDSVFDKGAYDAAYSGFEGLDENGRTLAEWLRERDVTEVDVVGIATDHCVRATALDAAREGFRTHVLLELTAGVAKATTAKALKELRAAGVQLTGEPVV; this is encoded by the coding sequence ATGCACCGCGCATTGATCGTTGTGGACGTTCAGAACGACTTCTGCGAGGGCGGCAGCCTCGCGGTGACGGGCGGCGCGGACGTCGCCGCCGCGATCACCGACCTGGTCGGCCAGACGGCGGGCTCGTCCTACCGGTACGTCGTCGCCACCCGTGACCACCACGTCGACCCGGGCGCGCACTTCGCGCCGGAGGGCGAGGAGCCGGACTACGTCACCTCCTGGCCCGTGCACTGCGTGGCCGGCACGGAGGGCGTCGGCTTCCACCCGAACTTCGCGCCCGCCGTCGCCAGCGGGGCGATCGACTCGGTCTTCGACAAGGGCGCCTACGACGCGGCGTACAGCGGCTTCGAGGGTCTTGACGAGAACGGGCGGACGCTCGCGGAGTGGCTGCGGGAGCGGGACGTCACCGAGGTCGACGTGGTGGGCATCGCCACCGACCACTGCGTCCGGGCGACGGCCCTGGACGCGGCGCGGGAGGGTTTCCGGACCCATGTGCTGCTGGAGCTGACGGCCGGGGTCGCGAAGGCGACGACAGCGAAGGCCCTGAAGGAGCTCCGGGCGGCCGGGGTCCAGCTGACGGGCGAGCCGGTGGTGTGA
- a CDS encoding nicotinate phosphoribosyltransferase, which translates to MNAADLGLPVDVPSTALFTDQYELTMLQAALRAGTADRHSVFEVFTRRLPEGRRYGVLAGVGRVLDAVENFRFDPAVLGFLREHGIVDEPTLEWLAGYRFSGDIWGYPEGEVYFPGSPVLRVEGSFAECVLLETVILSILNHDSAIAAAASRMSAAAAGRRLIEMGARRTHELAAVAASRAAYVGGFEATSDLAAGFRYGIPTVGTSAHAFTLLHDSERDAFQAQVETLGRGTTLLVDTYDVTEAVRTAVEVAGPELGAVRIDSGDLLLVAHRVRAQLDELGARNTKIVVTSDLDEYAIASLAAAPVDAYGVGTQLVTGSGHPTCSMVYKLVARARSADPKAPLVPVAKKSVGGKASVGGRKWAARRPDAYGVAETEVVGTGPVPPELVDHQLLVELVKGGEVVAREPLEAARSRHIEARAGLPMSAIQLSRGEPVLPTEYV; encoded by the coding sequence ATGAACGCTGCGGACCTTGGGCTGCCGGTGGACGTGCCGTCGACCGCGCTCTTCACCGATCAGTACGAACTGACCATGCTCCAGGCCGCCCTGCGGGCCGGCACCGCCGACCGGCACTCGGTCTTCGAGGTCTTCACCCGGCGGCTGCCCGAGGGGCGCCGCTACGGCGTCCTCGCGGGCGTCGGCCGGGTCCTGGACGCCGTCGAGAACTTCCGCTTCGACCCCGCCGTCCTGGGCTTCCTGCGCGAGCACGGCATCGTCGACGAGCCGACCCTGGAGTGGCTGGCCGGATACCGCTTCTCCGGCGACATCTGGGGCTACCCGGAGGGCGAGGTGTACTTCCCCGGCTCGCCCGTCCTGCGGGTCGAGGGCTCCTTCGCCGAGTGCGTGCTCCTGGAGACCGTGATCCTCTCGATCCTCAACCACGACTCGGCGATCGCGGCCGCCGCCTCCCGCATGTCGGCCGCGGCCGCCGGGCGCCGCCTGATCGAGATGGGTGCCCGGCGCACCCACGAGCTGGCCGCCGTCGCCGCCTCCCGCGCCGCGTACGTCGGCGGCTTCGAGGCCACCTCGGACCTCGCGGCCGGCTTCCGCTACGGCATCCCGACCGTCGGCACCTCCGCCCACGCCTTCACCCTCCTCCACGACAGCGAACGGGACGCCTTCCAGGCCCAGGTCGAGACCCTCGGACGGGGTACGACCCTGCTCGTCGACACGTACGACGTGACCGAGGCCGTCCGTACCGCCGTCGAGGTGGCGGGGCCCGAGCTCGGCGCCGTCCGCATCGACTCGGGCGACCTGCTGCTCGTCGCACACCGGGTGCGGGCGCAGCTCGACGAGCTGGGCGCGCGGAACACGAAGATCGTCGTCACCTCGGACCTCGACGAGTACGCCATCGCCTCGCTCGCGGCGGCGCCGGTCGACGCGTACGGGGTGGGCACGCAGCTGGTCACCGGCAGCGGCCACCCGACCTGCTCCATGGTCTACAAGCTGGTCGCCCGGGCCCGCTCGGCCGACCCCAAGGCGCCCCTGGTGCCGGTCGCGAAGAAGTCGGTGGGCGGCAAGGCCTCGGTCGGCGGGCGCAAGTGGGCGGCCCGGCGGCCCGACGCGTACGGCGTCGCCGAGACGGAGGTCGTGGGCACGGGACCGGTCCCGCCGGAGCTCGTCGACCACCAGCTCCTGGTCGAGCTGGTCAAGGGCGGCGAGGTGGTGGCCCGGGAGCCGCTGGAGGCCGCCAGGTCCCGGCACATCGAGGCCCGCGCCGGACTGCCGATGTCGGCGATCCAGCTCTCGCGCGGCGAGCCGGTGCTGCCGACGGAGTACGTCTAG
- the clpS gene encoding ATP-dependent Clp protease adapter ClpS — translation MSVAPIEIERTESAEEVSAVVEPDVPWVTLVHNDPVNLMSYVTYVFQSYFGYSKGKAHKLMLDVHEKGKAVVSAGTREEMERDVQAMHGYGLWATLSQDRF, via the coding sequence GTGAGCGTCGCGCCTATTGAGATCGAACGTACGGAATCGGCCGAGGAGGTCTCCGCGGTCGTCGAACCGGACGTGCCCTGGGTGACCCTCGTGCACAACGATCCGGTCAACCTGATGAGCTATGTGACCTACGTCTTCCAGTCGTACTTCGGTTACTCCAAAGGCAAGGCGCACAAGCTGATGCTCGACGTGCACGAGAAGGGGAAGGCGGTCGTCTCCGCCGGTACCCGCGAGGAGATGGAGCGGGACGTGCAGGCGATGCACGGCTACGGCCTCTGGGCGACCCTCTCCCAGGACCGCTTCTGA
- a CDS encoding DUF2017 domain-containing protein: protein MAGRFENLPGGGAAVALDDVEISILRSLAVQLMELIGPGDEPAADADPLAALFAEGPSEPPSDPALRRLFPDAYGDESEDLRASAADFRRYTENDLRARKREDALVVVRALDSLAGESAGEGGAVLKLTQDESRAWLGALNDLRLTIGTRLEVKDEESEQLYRLPDSDPRKPMVMAYLWLGALQESLVETLMP from the coding sequence ATGGCCGGGCGTTTCGAGAACCTGCCCGGTGGCGGCGCGGCCGTCGCGCTCGACGACGTCGAGATCTCCATCCTCCGCTCCCTCGCCGTCCAGCTGATGGAGCTGATCGGCCCCGGCGACGAGCCCGCGGCCGACGCCGACCCGCTGGCGGCGCTCTTCGCCGAGGGCCCCAGCGAGCCCCCGTCCGACCCCGCGCTCCGGCGCCTCTTCCCCGACGCGTACGGGGACGAGAGCGAGGACCTGCGGGCGTCCGCCGCCGACTTCCGCCGCTACACCGAGAACGACCTGCGGGCCCGCAAGCGCGAGGACGCCCTCGTGGTCGTACGCGCGCTGGACTCCCTCGCCGGCGAATCGGCGGGCGAGGGCGGGGCCGTCCTGAAGCTGACCCAGGACGAGTCCCGGGCCTGGCTCGGCGCGCTCAACGACCTCCGGCTGACCATCGGGACCCGCCTGGAGGTCAAGGACGAGGAGAGCGAGCAGCTGTACCGGCTGCCGGACTCCGACCCGCGCAAGCCGATGGTGATGGCGTACCTCTGGCTGGGCGCGCTCCAGGAGTCCCTCGTCGAGACCCTGATGCCGTAG
- a CDS encoding amino acid permease — translation MTSVQVDKQHDGNEAEDSASGEGYHRALGARQIQMIAIGGAIGTGLFLGAGKGISIAGPSLILAYAVAGLVIFFIMRALGELLMYRPVSGSFSEYAREFIGPFAGFATGWTYWLFWVVTGITEVTAAATYMTYWWDIPQWISALVFTVILYGANLISVKLFGELEFWFSMVKVTAIIGMILICAGILTLGFSDAGDTASVTHLWDLGGFFAGKDGIFSTLMTLQMVMFAFLAVELVGVTAGESKDPKTVLPKAINTVPWRIAVFYVGALIMILSVVPWTEFKPGVSPFVAAFEKMGLGVGAAIVNFVVLTAALSSCNSGMYSTGRMLRDLALNGQGPKAFTKLTKSGTPLIGTTVSAALMMVGVWINYQWPGEAFNYVVSFATISGMWAWIVILICQIRYRLKADRGEVPQSSFKAPGGIWLSVFSLAFIAMVVVTMAMDAGNRVALYGAPVWGLILAVSYLVLKARNPEGAAFAKRS, via the coding sequence ATGACCTCAGTGCAGGTCGACAAGCAGCACGACGGCAATGAGGCCGAGGACTCCGCGTCGGGCGAGGGTTACCACCGGGCACTCGGCGCCCGTCAGATCCAGATGATCGCGATCGGCGGCGCCATCGGCACCGGTCTGTTCCTCGGCGCGGGCAAGGGCATCTCCATCGCGGGACCGAGCCTGATCCTCGCGTACGCCGTCGCGGGCCTCGTCATCTTCTTCATCATGCGGGCGCTCGGCGAGCTCCTCATGTACCGCCCGGTGTCGGGCTCCTTCTCCGAGTACGCTCGCGAGTTCATCGGCCCGTTCGCGGGCTTCGCGACCGGCTGGACGTACTGGCTCTTCTGGGTCGTCACCGGCATCACCGAGGTCACCGCCGCCGCCACCTACATGACGTACTGGTGGGACATCCCGCAGTGGATCTCGGCGCTCGTCTTCACCGTCATCCTCTACGGCGCCAACCTGATCTCCGTGAAGCTCTTCGGTGAGCTGGAGTTCTGGTTCTCCATGGTCAAGGTCACCGCGATCATCGGCATGATCCTGATCTGCGCCGGCATCCTCACCCTCGGCTTCTCCGACGCCGGCGACACCGCCTCCGTCACCCACCTCTGGGACCTCGGCGGCTTCTTCGCCGGCAAGGACGGCATCTTCTCGACCCTCATGACCCTCCAGATGGTCATGTTCGCGTTCCTCGCGGTCGAGCTGGTCGGCGTCACCGCCGGAGAGTCCAAGGACCCGAAGACGGTCCTGCCGAAGGCCATCAACACCGTGCCGTGGCGCATCGCCGTCTTCTACGTCGGCGCGCTGATCATGATCCTGTCGGTCGTCCCGTGGACCGAGTTCAAGCCGGGCGTCAGCCCGTTCGTCGCCGCCTTCGAGAAGATGGGCCTCGGCGTCGGCGCCGCCATCGTCAACTTCGTCGTGCTGACCGCGGCCCTCTCCTCCTGCAACTCGGGCATGTACTCCACCGGCCGCATGCTGCGCGACCTCGCGCTCAACGGCCAGGGCCCGAAGGCCTTCACCAAGCTGACCAAGTCCGGCACTCCGCTGATCGGCACCACGGTCTCGGCCGCGCTGATGATGGTCGGCGTCTGGATCAACTACCAGTGGCCCGGCGAGGCGTTCAACTACGTCGTCTCCTTCGCCACCATCTCCGGCATGTGGGCCTGGATCGTCATCCTGATCTGCCAGATCCGCTACCGCCTCAAGGCCGACCGGGGTGAGGTGCCGCAGTCGTCGTTCAAGGCGCCCGGCGGCATCTGGCTCAGTGTCTTCTCGCTCGCCTTCATCGCCATGGTCGTCGTGACCATGGCCATGGACGCGGGCAACCGGGTCGCGCTCTACGGCGCGCCGGTCTGGGGCCTGATCCTCGCCGTCTCGTACCTGGTCCTCAAGGCCCGCAACCCCGAGGGCGCGGCCTTCGCCAAGCGCTCCTGA